In Nakaseomyces glabratus chromosome I, complete sequence, the sequence TTGTAGCGGCCACAGGGCTGATTATTCCGCAAATGACTCcctttgaaatttctgaATCACTGAAAGTGGTCAGAGAACAAAGGACAAAGGGGAAAGAATTGTAAATCAAACAGAAAACAATCCCGACACAATCAAAAAGTACGAGAATATATGAAAGTTGCTTAGAAACAGCAGTGGACGCaaaaattagaagaaataccaaagaaaagaaaaaagaaaatggaagCTTATCGAAACAGAGGGTTACGTGGTGACCCAATACTCCAGGAAGTGTAGAGCAACTAAGTTTAAGAGAGCCGATTAGAAGATCGTAGTGCCGAGGAACTTTATATTCGGACAAACGGAGATTTTCCTCTGGTGTTCCAAAGTACTAATAACGAGGAACGGAAAgactaaaaagaaaagcgATATCAAGCTGCGGATCTTTCTTGGACGTCTGAGAAACTAGATCCTAATTAAGAATCGCACGATTaaataaagagaaaaaaagtGAGACAAAAGCAACTCAGTACAAAGTAGCCTGTATTGGTGAGCACAATCTACTAATGTTTCTGTGTAAGTGTTTTCCGAATGTGTATTCagagaaaacaaaatttacACTAATCTTGCTAATCTGAACAATTTCGATTTTCACCCACTTTTCTCGCCCCTCCGTAACCTCAAAAAGACTAAAGGGATGTATTTAAACAAAGGTGCGTGCGAGGCTTTCTTCGAGAGGGTTTAAAGATGTACTGACAAAAAGGGCAGCTTATTTAGATCCAGCACGTGAAGCAAGTATGTTTCACACGCTTTGCGATAAAAAATGATGCGTATCCCCTTCTCTTATGGCAACTTCTAAGCTTTGTCCCTTCTGATTACCACTAGTTGCAGGGACCAGAGTTTAGGCAAAGGTGATGGATACGAGTACAATACAATCCCAAATACTATGTATATCGAGGGAAATTTAACCTTTCTTATGTAAGATGTGAATAATGCTCTTATCGCAATTACAGCTTGCTATGTTCTGGCACTAGTCAATTTGTATTGATATTCGGGTGCTGTAGATGGGTATCCTGGCTTACCGATTTTTTagtaattttattttttggcCAGTGGGGAACTACCAACTATACGCTTCGAGAGAACAAAACTGGTATCAGGGGGGGGGGTGAGTTGGTGTTTCTTAGAGCACAAAACACAGTTGTTAGTACTATGGATAGCAATGACAAAATAAAAcgaaaaacaaaaataagcACTGATTTGCAAGGAGGGGGTTGATTTCTAGTGGAATGATACTTGCCCACCTACTTTCAATGATATCTCCGCGGCCTTCTCAGTTGTATTGAAGGTGGAAACAGATAGTAGTCGCCTCGAAGCAGCTTGCGACCTTAGCCCTGCTTCTTTATAGAGAATGGTTGTTTGTACGACAGAATCTCTGCGGGCAAAAAATAGCAGGTCCTTACTGTGCACAACAATGGTTTGTGTAccctaatttttttctttgttcaaTAGAAATTCGGGTAAAAACTCAATTAGAAATTGTCCTGGTTTGTCCTTTAGAATGATTCCCTAGAGATAAACTTTCTGTCTATGCGGTGGCTTCTTGCGTTTCACACGTTTGGGTTGTGCAGCGCAGGAACAGCTGGTGTTTTGATGTTCTCTTCTGGGTTAGAGGACAACTAATGTCTCGTATTCAGTTAGGGTGCAATGCTTTCAATGCAGGTAGGGTGGGTAGGGTCACTGAGTTAAGTAGGACTGCCCTGCGAAATTTTATAGAGTTAAATGGGGGGTGGTTAGCTTTATAAGTCCGTCTTAGTAAGGGGGGAAGTCACGATATGTTCCTTTTGTATGCAAAATGTCAAGAAATACACAAGAGAATTACAGAAAGACAACTTAGACGCCGAAAACTCTACCACTACATCAAGCATCTAGCTACCTATTCCCAGCTTTTTATACTTTGCAAAACTAGCCAACTGCAATTataaacaaaacaaaaatctAATATAGGTAGAACTgtatatttaataaaaacATGTATATAACTTTTGAGGTGCTTTTTTGGGGGCAGGAACGACTTATGCATGTAGCGCGCATATTACTGGTCCCAACAGGTTAATTTATTTCCAATTAGCTGTAATTTACTTATTCTCTATGTCTAAGTATAACACCGACTCGCGATTTTTGCTGCCTGCTGTGATAACCAATATTTGAAGTATTTGAAGTAGTTGCAAGCGTTGCAAGCGTTGCAATCGTTGCTTCTAAACCTATTAATATCTTTCTATTTGACAACCTTTGAACTCGCAAAGTGTTGTGTACCTTTTTCATATCTGGTTTTTGAGGTTTTAGGTCATGACCCAAATCTTGCAACAGGCCCCCGGTTTAAATTAGTCACAACCAGAGGAAAGAGATACCTGCcagtgtttttttttttaccttACATATTCGAATCTGGCTTGTACTCTCTACAAGCTGATTTATTGGTGTGGGGTATCGGGAAAAGTAGTAGCCAAAATAATACCAGCCGCATAACTTTGTGCTTTCTTTACAGTGCCCAATACAACTTTAAATCCTGTTGTCACGATGAAACTAAGAAGCTGAACCCTCTCGGATAACTCCGTGCGGTCGTGGTACAGATAACAAGAACCTTAATCTTGTCTTGCTAACACTATATAATTAATTGATGTTTTAGATTGCATTTTTCAAGATAAATAATGCTAAAGATAAAAGATTAGGATCCGAAGGAAAAGAGTATTGTGGGGTGCCTGTcacatttctttttgctcGACAGTATAGAACCACTGCATCTGATTGTATTCCAGGCCAAATACACTCGCCGTCAAGAGGTTTTAACAAAAGTAACcatacaaatacaaatctAGAAAATAAGACTAAACTATATACAGTCAACAACCTCCAAGAACCAACTCGATCAAGCCCAAATCCTTTCAACTCGATCAAGCAGATGTGTCTATCGTTTTGATAAGTATCTCACAAAACCGTAAACCCTAATTATGAGATCGAACGATGCGCCAAACACGAGTGTAAGTGTCACTACATTGGCTGTGGCATGTGattcttctatttttctCTCTTCGAAAGcgaagaaaaaaaaattctgaaaaaaaaaaaatgtatataaataCAGTGCTGATGGTAGAAAAGTTCAAATCTTCTAAAAAGACTTCTCTTGTTCAAAGCTCAGATCCCTGGAATCTTTAAAATTATTCTCCGACCTTATAGAAAAGGAACTTCCTAAGCTCTTACAATGGCACTGGGGGTGTGGACAGCGGAGATATACTGATTGCAGGGGTCTGTCTTATAAAAGATGGCACTCTTGTGGAGATGATCTATGAAacacttcttcttcttcgttTCATTTGTTATTTTCCCTTTTATCGGAAAATGACGCAAATAGATTTCTCAAACATTTACTACAAAAGTATTGAATTTCTTGTTACGTtatattgataaatatgtgtgtgtctgttataaatattttgctGTGGTGTCTTATTACATGGcattcttcatctttcTCAGCTTGTCCATGACAGCAGCAGATGTCCATTGGTTCTCTGAATCACCTACAGCAGCTCTAACTATAGGATCGTCTAGTTTCATGAAAGGATTGAATAGCAATTCATCGGCCAATGTGAATTTACCAGTAGTAACTTCATGCTCGTTGCAAAATCTTTCCAATTCATCAAACCTGCTGTTTACGTTAGTAGTTGGATAAATCTTACTACGAACAAACTTGACATTGCTCTTTGTGTATTCATGGCCCGGGTACACAAGAGTACTAGACCAATTGTTCTTGCCGACACCTTCTAATATATACTTGTTCAGAGCGGCATCCATCTCTTCGCCGGTACCTTCAAAGAATCTACCACAACCAGCAGTAAACAGGGTGTCACCAGTAAAGATACATCTTTCGTCAGTTTCCGGGTCTCTTATGTAGTAGCATACAGAGTCCTGTGTATGGCATGGAGTCCTAATGCATGTAACATCCAAATTACCAATCTTTAGCTTCTGTGAATGTGTTGGAATCAATGTAACATTGTCACACTCCTCAGAGCCACCAATTACTTGCAATGGCTTGCCAACAGTCTCCTTAAATTGCTTTAGCAAACTAGTGTTACCACCAGCATGGTCATAGTGGTGATGAGTATTGACTAACGCCACTACACTTTCCCTTTCGCTCTCTGACAACTCTGGCCAGACTTCATGCGGCTCAGCTGGATCAATTAACCAAGATGTGGTTTGGTCCTGGTTGCTGACCAGATAACTGTAGTTGACACCACCTGTGTGCCATCTCATCTTAATTGGCTTAACATGCATCTTCCTAATTAATTGTAGGTTCCTCAGTCTGTTCATAAAATTATTTATGGCCAGCTTCTAAAACCTGTTACAGAATCGGTTACTGGATCTAGTCACTACTCAAATAGATATAATTGCAAGGATAAGTCTCAAAGTTTAGAAACTTTGAGTGCTACACAATGTCCCCATTAGGGAGCAGGTCGTCTTAGCAATTTAGGGCTGCTCTAGCTCGCTTTTTTTCTCGATAGCTAGTCGGGCTTTCTTTCTTTCGCACGGACATAACTTTAATAGATAAAGCTCAACTTCATgtgataatattattagGCATTCaatttaatgatattatagAGCATTCTATACTCGTTACAAACAACATTTAAACATCGGTATGATACAAAAGTCTTCAATTATATCATTTAAATAGTTTTATCCCCGGTAAAATGCAACAAAGTTAAATGGCAACTGAAGTTACTCTCATCCAGAATGGCCATTGGTGCCATTACTGCACAAGAGGTAATATAAAAACCAGTTGACCACAACGTACTTTGGTGTCTCTGTGTGGGTTTTCATCCATTTTTGAACAGCAGGGCAGG encodes:
- the GLO4 gene encoding hydroxyacylglutathione hydrolase GLO4 (CAGL0I00924g~Ortholog(s) have hydroxyacylglutathione hydrolase activity, role in methylglyoxal catabolic process to D-lactate via S-lactoyl-glutathione and cytosol, mitochondrial matrix, nucleus localization) — encoded protein: MHVKPIKMRWHTGGVNYSYLVSNQDQTTSWLIDPAEPHEVWPELSESERESVVALVNTHHHYDHAGGNTSLLKQFKETVGKPLQVIGGSEECDNVTLIPTHSQKLKIGNLDVTCIRTPCHTQDSVCYYIRDPETDERCIFTGDTLFTAGCGRFFEGTGEEMDAALNKYILEGVGKNNWSSTLVYPGHEYTKSNVKFVRSKIYPTTNVNSRFDELERFCNEHEVTTGKFTLADELLFNPFMKLDDPIVRAAVGDSENQWTSAAVMDKLRKMKNAM